The following proteins are co-located in the Clostridiales bacterium genome:
- a CDS encoding amidinotransferase, with the protein MKYGCQSMTGELKTVLIKKPERAFRNQQYLKDEYQAYGYLECPDLQKAQQEFAVFEEILRQNTEMVLYLPYDESAGMDSIYTHDTVKVTKNGAIYFPMGKKLRQGEPAATRRYLESIGIPTLGTIGGAGKMEGGDVVWIDEETVAIGMGYRTNAEGIRQFQDLTADLVKEIITVPMPHGEGADACLHLMSIISMVDRDLAVVYSKYMPVFFRELLLERGIKLIEVPDEEYDLLGSNVLSLGGRRCMVLQGSPKTKEALLEAGAAVLEYQGRDLSYFGTGGPTCLTCPLLRESNG; encoded by the coding sequence ATGAAATACGGATGCCAGTCCATGACTGGAGAATTGAAAACAGTACTAATCAAAAAGCCTGAGCGTGCATTTCGAAATCAACAGTACCTGAAGGATGAATACCAGGCTTATGGGTATCTGGAGTGTCCTGATCTGCAGAAGGCACAGCAAGAGTTCGCTGTGTTTGAGGAAATTCTTCGTCAGAATACGGAGATGGTGTTGTATTTACCCTATGATGAATCAGCGGGTATGGACTCGATCTATACCCATGATACTGTAAAGGTGACGAAAAATGGTGCCATCTACTTCCCGATGGGAAAGAAACTGCGGCAGGGGGAGCCTGCTGCAACCAGAAGATATCTCGAATCCATCGGTATCCCCACACTGGGAACCATTGGGGGAGCAGGAAAGATGGAGGGCGGAGACGTTGTGTGGATTGATGAAGAGACGGTGGCTATCGGAATGGGATACCGTACCAACGCAGAAGGAATTCGTCAATTTCAGGATCTGACTGCGGATCTGGTTAAGGAAATCATAACGGTCCCCATGCCCCATGGAGAAGGAGCGGATGCCTGCCTCCATCTCATGAGCATCATCAGCATGGTGGACAGAGACCTTGCAGTAGTGTATTCTAAATACATGCCTGTCTTCTTTCGGGAATTGCTTCTGGAAAGAGGAATCAAACTCATTGAAGTACCGGATGAGGAGTATGACCTTTTGGGATCAAACGTTCTCTCTCTTGGTGGTCGGAGGTGCATGGTTCTCCAAGGCAGTCCTAAGACGAAGGAGGCACTTTTGGAAGCAGGCGCAGCGGTGCTGGAATATCAGGGAAGGGATCTGTCCTACTTCGGAACAGGAGGCCCAACCTGCTTGACTTGTCCTCTTCTTCGGGAATCAAATGGATAG
- a CDS encoding amino acid permease — protein sequence MEKVTHDKSKSFRLQRKLRARHMNMIAIGGAIGTGLFVATGASISTAGPGGAMVSYAIIGMAVFFVMNALGEMATYTPVPGAFETYSTKYVDPSFGFTMGWNYWYCSTMTIAVEVVAASILIKFWLPSSSSALWSALCLIILIALNLFSASVFGEAEFWFAGIKVVTIIIFLIVGILMICGIFNGEATGFHNWTLAEAPFVGGGYAIFSILMVAGFSFVGVEATAVAAGECVDPDKTVPKAINHVFWRIMIFYIGGIFVVATLLPYTDPNLLSGSIDNVAVSPFTLIFERAGLAIAASLMNAVILTSVLSCGNSTLYIASRLLYSMAKSGKAPKVFGKVSRRGVPIYAVLGTAAISCLCFLSSFAGDSVVYTWLYNATGLTGFITWFGICICHLRFRKAFKAQGRDLAELKYQAKLYPYGTIAALIICGLVIAGQGYYAITETGIDWYGILVAYIGLPIAVALYLIHKLVKKTKLIPVMEMDLTAGEGKE from the coding sequence ATGGAAAAGGTAACGCATGATAAGAGTAAGTCCTTCCGTCTGCAGCGAAAACTCAGAGCACGTCATATGAATATGATTGCCATCGGAGGCGCTATCGGAACAGGGCTCTTTGTTGCAACCGGTGCTTCCATCAGCACCGCAGGGCCTGGTGGGGCAATGGTTTCCTATGCAATCATTGGAATGGCAGTATTTTTTGTAATGAATGCACTGGGGGAAATGGCCACCTATACTCCTGTGCCTGGTGCATTTGAAACGTATTCTACCAAGTATGTAGATCCATCCTTTGGATTTACCATGGGCTGGAATTACTGGTACTGCAGCACTATGACCATTGCGGTAGAGGTGGTAGCCGCCTCTATCCTAATAAAATTTTGGCTTCCAAGCAGCAGCTCTGCCCTTTGGAGTGCGCTGTGCCTGATCATTCTGATCGCACTGAATCTTTTTTCTGCCAGTGTATTTGGTGAGGCAGAATTCTGGTTTGCAGGAATTAAGGTCGTAACCATTATTATCTTCCTAATAGTAGGTATTTTGATGATCTGCGGTATTTTTAACGGAGAAGCAACCGGATTTCACAATTGGACTTTAGCTGAGGCTCCCTTTGTAGGCGGAGGGTATGCGATTTTTAGTATCCTCATGGTTGCCGGATTTTCCTTTGTCGGTGTGGAGGCAACTGCGGTGGCAGCAGGCGAATGTGTCGATCCGGATAAAACGGTACCAAAGGCCATCAATCATGTATTCTGGAGAATTATGATCTTTTATATTGGCGGAATCTTTGTGGTTGCGACACTTCTTCCATATACAGACCCCAATTTGCTCAGTGGCTCCATCGACAACGTTGCGGTAAGCCCCTTTACCCTTATCTTCGAGCGAGCGGGTCTTGCCATTGCCGCGTCTCTCATGAATGCGGTCATTCTTACATCTGTGCTATCCTGCGGAAATTCTACCTTATATATTGCAAGCCGACTTCTATACTCCATGGCTAAAAGTGGGAAAGCGCCAAAGGTATTTGGTAAAGTAAGCCGCAGAGGGGTACCGATCTACGCTGTTCTTGGCACTGCAGCCATCTCCTGTTTATGCTTTCTTTCCTCCTTTGCAGGGGACAGCGTAGTATATACCTGGCTCTATAATGCAACTGGCTTGACAGGCTTCATTACATGGTTCGGCATCTGCATCTGCCATCTACGCTTTCGAAAGGCGTTCAAGGCGCAAGGCAGGGATCTTGCAGAGCTAAAATATCAAGCGAAGCTCTACCCCTATGGAACCATTGCAGCGCTGATCATCTGCGGACTGGTAATTGCTGGTCAGGGCTATTATGCCATAACCGAAACGGGAATTGACTGGTATGGAATTCTTGTGGCTTACATCGGTCTTCCCATTGCTGTAGCGCTTTATCTCATTCATAAATTGGTTAAAAAGACAAAGCTGATCCCTGTTATGGAAATGGATTTAACAGCAGGGGAAGGGAAAGAATAA
- a CDS encoding LacI family transcriptional regulator, which produces MVGIKEVAKKAGVSISTVSNVMNEKKPVSPELKARVTEAIESLQYEVNPVGRGLKSNKTNQVGVIVPSFNQVYFPAILQGIHEAGLKFGYTILVFETNGNVELEKQHVRFLQHSWSDGIILASYANGENISDRKYIRSLLDSGNRKKRIPVVSLENVLDPGIDAVVIDNKRAAETAVKHLLSLGHNKIAHVAAPLRFQIGSLRLEGYKETLSKEGILVDDELIEEGDYSPASGYDAMMRLLSKGKSFSAVFAGNDQMGIGAIRALLDEGYRIPEDVAVIGIDNNFPSTLVSPSLSSVNLPKYDMGYQAMYLLNERMKDPDKNRSVITLESELVVRTSTSKDGDGTWNLRGW; this is translated from the coding sequence ATGGTAGGAATCAAAGAGGTAGCAAAAAAAGCAGGCGTTTCTATTTCCACCGTTTCCAATGTAATGAATGAGAAGAAGCCCGTCAGTCCCGAACTGAAAGCGCGCGTGACAGAAGCTATTGAATCGCTGCAGTATGAAGTCAACCCCGTTGGCAGAGGCCTGAAGAGCAATAAGACGAATCAAGTTGGAGTTATTGTCCCTTCTTTCAATCAAGTATATTTTCCGGCTATTTTGCAAGGAATCCATGAAGCCGGTTTAAAATTCGGATATACTATTTTGGTTTTTGAAACCAACGGCAATGTTGAATTGGAAAAACAACACGTAAGGTTTTTGCAGCATTCCTGGTCCGATGGAATCATTCTTGCCTCCTATGCAAATGGAGAAAACATATCAGATCGAAAATATATTCGCTCTCTTCTTGACAGTGGAAATCGAAAAAAGAGGATTCCTGTTGTTTCCCTCGAAAATGTTCTTGATCCTGGCATTGATGCAGTGGTGATCGATAACAAAAGGGCTGCAGAAACCGCAGTAAAACACCTTCTGTCCCTTGGTCACAACAAGATCGCGCATGTTGCAGCACCTCTGAGATTTCAGATCGGCAGCCTTCGTCTTGAAGGATACAAAGAAACTCTTTCAAAGGAAGGCATTCTGGTGGATGATGAGCTCATTGAAGAAGGGGACTATTCCCCGGCCAGCGGGTACGATGCAATGATGCGGCTCCTCTCAAAAGGAAAGTCTTTTTCTGCTGTTTTCGCAGGGAACGATCAAATGGGAATCGGTGCCATTCGCGCACTGCTGGATGAGGGATATCGGATTCCGGAAGACGTTGCAGTAATCGGTATTGACAACAACTTTCCCTCCACACTGGTCTCCCCATCTCTTTCAAGTGTCAATCTTCCTAAGTATGATATGGGATATCAGGCGATGTATCTTCTCAATGAGAGAATGAAGGACCCTGATAAGAACCGTTCCGTAATTACCTTGGAATCTGAGCTGGTGGTGAGAACCTCTACGAGCAAAGACGGAGACGGAACATGGAACCTTCGCGGTTGGTAA
- a CDS encoding GntR family transcriptional regulator — protein MEEFLTLKDHVYNYIAEQISGGSLVPGEKINENSISERMNISRTPVREALIQLASEGLLENSPRKGFVIKHLSEEEAKEIYFIIGVMDGLAVSLACLFLTEQAVKDMEFYAASMDLAIETGNFVMYHKLQEEFHNVYLTLCPNKSLVNLLQQLKKKFLRRTYVAEPQVDMKEILFATNEEHREMIRLAKEKDTQGLERYLRDVHWNPNKAYMETL, from the coding sequence ATGGAAGAATTCTTAACGCTTAAGGATCATGTTTACAATTATATTGCCGAACAGATCAGCGGCGGCAGTCTTGTGCCGGGTGAAAAGATCAATGAAAACAGCATATCAGAGCGGATGAACATCAGCAGGACCCCTGTCAGGGAGGCATTGATTCAGCTTGCTTCTGAAGGACTTTTAGAAAATTCGCCGCGAAAAGGTTTCGTTATCAAGCATCTATCAGAGGAGGAAGCAAAAGAAATTTATTTCATCATTGGTGTGATGGATGGATTGGCCGTTTCTCTGGCTTGCCTTTTTCTCACAGAACAGGCAGTAAAAGACATGGAATTTTATGCTGCAAGTATGGATCTTGCCATTGAAACCGGAAATTTTGTGATGTATCATAAGCTTCAAGAGGAGTTCCATAATGTTTATTTGACTCTTTGTCCCAATAAAAGCCTCGTCAATCTGCTGCAGCAGCTAAAGAAGAAATTCCTCAGAAGGACTTATGTGGCTGAGCCTCAGGTTGACATGAAGGAAATCCTGTTTGCCACCAATGAGGAGCATCGCGAGATGATTCGCCTAGCTAAGGAGAAGGATACCCAGGGATTGGAGCGCTATCTTCGGGATGTGCACTGGAATCCTAATAAGGCATACATGGAGACACTATAA
- the iolG gene encoding inositol 2-dehydrogenase encodes MDKKLKVGIIGTGRIGKVHTMSIMNQLPDVEVAAVTDIFLDSAKEWAAQTGVKKVYNDYKELLADPEIDAVLVCSSTDTHADIAIAAANAGKHVFCEKPVDLTIEKVEAVIDAAKKAGVKLQIGFNRRFDHNFRKVKELIDNKVIGDLQILKITSRDPGPPPIEYVKVSGGIFMDMTIHDFDMARFLTGSEAEEVYVAAACMVDPAIGEAGDVDTALITIRFKSGAICVIDNSRKAAYGYDQRVEAFGSKGKAEIANDYPNTAVWSTEEGVFSEKPLYFFLERYMDSFAEEMKQFASALINDTETPVTGIDGLQPIKLGLAAKKSVAEGRPVKLSEIDA; translated from the coding sequence ATGGATAAGAAATTAAAGGTTGGTATTATTGGTACCGGCAGAATCGGAAAGGTTCATACAATGAGCATTATGAACCAGCTTCCAGATGTTGAAGTTGCAGCTGTTACAGACATTTTCCTTGATTCCGCTAAGGAATGGGCAGCTCAGACAGGCGTGAAGAAAGTTTATAATGATTATAAGGAACTGCTTGCAGATCCTGAAATCGATGCTGTACTGGTATGCTCCTCCACAGATACACATGCAGATATCGCCATTGCTGCTGCAAATGCAGGTAAGCACGTATTCTGTGAAAAACCTGTTGATCTAACGATTGAAAAGGTTGAAGCTGTTATCGATGCTGCGAAAAAAGCAGGCGTTAAGCTTCAGATCGGTTTTAACAGAAGATTTGACCACAATTTCCGTAAAGTAAAGGAACTCATTGATAATAAAGTAATCGGAGATCTTCAGATTCTGAAAATTACTTCCAGAGATCCGGGACCGCCGCCAATTGAATATGTAAAGGTATCCGGCGGAATTTTCATGGACATGACCATTCATGATTTTGATATGGCAAGATTCCTTACCGGCAGCGAAGCAGAAGAAGTTTATGTAGCTGCTGCCTGCATGGTAGATCCAGCCATCGGTGAAGCAGGAGATGTTGACACAGCTCTGATCACGATTCGTTTCAAGAGCGGAGCAATCTGCGTAATCGACAACTCCAGAAAAGCAGCTTATGGCTACGATCAGAGAGTAGAAGCGTTCGGTTCCAAGGGTAAGGCTGAAATCGCCAACGATTATCCAAACACAGCTGTTTGGAGCACTGAAGAAGGCGTATTCAGTGAAAAGCCTTTATACTTCTTCCTGGAAAGATACATGGATTCCTTCGCAGAAGAAATGAAGCAGTTTGCAAGCGCTCTTATCAATGATACAGAAACTCCTGTAACAGGAATCGACGGACTTCAGCCAATCAAACTCGGACTTGCAGCTAAAAAATCTGTTGCAGAAGGAAGACCGGTTAAGCTGAGCGAAATCGACGCATAG
- a CDS encoding N(G),N(G)-dimethylarginine dimethylaminohydrolase: protein MFQNVIVRRPCKAMIQGITSAPELGAPDYELALKQHDAYIEALSSCGVKVTILPALEEFPDSCFVEDPAVLTEKCAIITNPGAPSRTQETIAMIPVIKEFYKEEQIEYIKAPGTLEGGDVMMVGNHFYVGRSARTNEEGIGQFIAILNKYGYTGSEVPLDEVLHLKTGVNYIENNNMLVSGEFVSKSDFAAFNKIIVPEEEAYGANCIWVNGTVIVPKGYPAVHDAVLKAGYQTILVDTSEYRKLDGGLSCLSLRF, encoded by the coding sequence ATGTTTCAGAATGTTATTGTAAGAAGGCCATGCAAAGCAATGATCCAGGGAATTACCTCAGCACCGGAGCTTGGGGCTCCTGACTATGAACTGGCGCTAAAGCAGCACGACGCGTATATTGAAGCGCTGAGCTCCTGCGGAGTGAAGGTGACCATTCTGCCTGCTTTGGAAGAATTTCCGGATTCTTGCTTTGTAGAAGATCCTGCGGTATTAACGGAAAAATGTGCGATTATTACCAATCCGGGAGCGCCCTCGAGAACGCAGGAGACAATAGCTATGATTCCGGTTATCAAGGAGTTTTATAAGGAAGAACAAATCGAATATATCAAGGCGCCCGGCACGCTAGAGGGCGGAGACGTGATGATGGTAGGAAATCATTTCTATGTGGGACGATCTGCAAGAACCAATGAAGAAGGGATCGGGCAGTTTATAGCAATCCTGAATAAATACGGCTATACTGGTTCCGAAGTGCCTCTTGATGAGGTTCTGCACTTAAAAACAGGAGTGAATTACATAGAGAATAACAACATGCTTGTCAGCGGAGAATTTGTGTCGAAGTCGGATTTTGCTGCTTTTAACAAAATTATCGTACCAGAGGAAGAGGCGTACGGAGCAAACTGTATCTGGGTCAACGGCACCGTTATTGTGCCGAAAGGTTATCCTGCAGTTCACGATGCTGTTCTTAAGGCAGGATATCAGACCATACTTGTTGATACCTCAGAGTACCGGAAGCTGGACGGCGGTCTGAGCTGCCTGTCTCTTCGGTTTTAA